The DNA sequence CCTGGACGGCTGGCCCTCCCCGACGGCGCTGGTGGTGGCGGACGAGGCCATGCTGGTGGGCGTCCAGTACGAGGCCCACCGCCGGGGCATCCACATCGGCTCGGAACTGGCCGTGGTCGGCTACGGCGACATGGACTGGGCCCGCCGGGTGAGCCCGGCGGTGACGACGCTGGTCCAGCCGATCGCCGATATCGGCCGCCGAGCGGTGCAGCTGCTGCTGTCCCGGATGGCGGATCCGGACCGGCCCCCGGAGTCGGTGCAGCTGACACCACGCTTCCTGCACGGCGCTTCCTGCGGCTGCTGATCATCCTGCCGCGGCTTGTCGTGAGTGGTTAGGGCGGTTCTAACCGCCCTAACCACTCACGACGTCTGGGACAGCGTGGCCGCCGCTTCCAGGAGCATCCAGCCGCCCACCTGGACGGACATGTCTCGCTCCGGGGCGTCTTCCGGCAGCGGCGACGGCGCCGGGCGGTCCCAGAACGCGCTGAAAACCAGGCCCTCCGCGGCGCCTGACCAGCACGCCTCGGCGGAGTCGAGCACCAGCGACCGGGCGACCGAAGCTTCGGGGCCGGGGAGAGAACGGGCCGCCAGAGCCAGGTAGCGGGCCAGGATCGCCGCGAACAAGCCGCCGTCGCCGCCGCTTTGGCCGCGGAGGATGCCACCCGGGGCGCAGTGTGCCGCCACCGCCCGGACCGTCCGCGCCGCCTCGTCCACTAAGGACAGTTCCAGGCACGCGCCGAGGTAAACCCCTTGGCAGTACGTGTAAATGTGCTTCACCAGCTCGCCCGTGTCCGTCCGGATGCCGTCCCAGACGAGGCCCGTCGAAGGGTCCACCAGGGTCGACGTCATCCAGTCCGTCATCTCGCGGGCGCGCGTGAGGTTGCCGGAGCGGGCGTGGAAGATCGCCGCCGGGCCGTTGGCCGGGGCGTTCTTGAACTCGTCGCCGACGCGCCACCAGATGCCGCCGCCCGCCGCTTCCGTCCAGCCCGACAGCAGCTGCGTGTCGATCGCCGCCAGGGCCGGGCCGACGTCGATGCCCAGTGGCGAAGCCCGTTGCAGCGCAAGGCCGAGCCACGCGATGTCGTCGTAGAAGTCGTTCGTCCAGCGGCCGAAGTTGCGCAACCGCACCGAACGGACGAAGGAACGGATCAAGGCGAGTCGCGCGGGAGAAGGCGCGCGCAGCTGCGCGTCGATCAGCGTGTCCAGCAGGTGCGCCTGCCACCAGTAGTTCCAGTGCCAGTGCAGGCGCTGCCCCGGCGTCGCCGGCCAGCCGCTACGGCCGAGGACCGTGCCGGGCAGCCCCCACACCCGGCGCAGGTGCCGCGAGGTCACCGCGCGTTCGGCGGCCGAGACGTCCATGTCGCAATCCTGCCTTGCCCACCGACATACCGCTCGGTACGTTGAAGGACCCGACGGCCTGCGAGGTACTCATGACCACGGCACACGTCACCTGCCCGCTGTGCGAAGCGACCTGCGGCCTCGAGGTGACGCTGGACGAGAACCAGCAGGTCACCCGCGTGACCGGCGACCAGGAGGACGTCTTCTCGAAGGGCTACATCTGCCCGAAGGGCGCGTCGCTCGGGGCGCTGCACCACGACCCCGACCGGCTGACCACGCCGCTGCTCAAGCGCGACGGCGAGTTCGTCGAGGTCAGCTGGCAGGAGGCCTACGACGAGATCGAGCGCCGGCTGCCGCCGATCCTCGAGCAGTACGGCCGCAACGCCGTCGCCGTGTACGCGGGCAACCCAGGCGTGCACAACATCGCGCTGACGCTCTACAGCCGCGTGCTCTACAAAGCGTTGGGCACCAAGAACTTCTACAGCGCGACGTCGGTCGACCAGATGCCGAAGCACTACTCCGCCGGCACCATGTTCGGCGACCCGATCGCCATCCCCGTGCCCGACCTCGACCGCACGCGGCACCTGCTGATCCTCGGCGCGAACCCGCTGGTGTCCAACGGCAGCCTGATGACCGCGCCGGACATGCGCGGCCGGCTGCGCGGGATCCGCGAGCGCGGCGGCAAGATCGTCGTCGTCGACCCGCGGCGCACGCGCACCGCGCAGTTCGCCGACGAGCACCACGCCATCCGGCCCGGCACCGACGCGCTGCTGCTGTTCGCGCTGGTCAACGTCCTGTTCGCGGAGAACCGCGTCCAGCTCGGCCGGCTGGCGGCGCACCTCAACGGCCTCGACGACGTCCGTGCGCTGGCCCAGCCGTTCACCCCGGAGGCCGTCGCGCCGCGCACCGGCATCGAAGCCGGCGAGATCCGCCGGATGGCCCTGGAGCTGGCCGACGCCGGGAACGCCGTGGTCTACGGGCGGATCGGCACCACGACCCAGACGTTCGGCACGATCGCGAGCTGGCTGGTCGACGTCCTCAACGTGCTCACCGGCAACCTCGACGAGCCCGGCGGCGCGATGTTCCCGCTGGCCGCGTGCACCCCGACCGGAAGCAAGCGGCCGTTCGCCGTCGGGCGCTGGCACAGCCGCGTGCGCGGCTACCCCGAGGTCGTCGGCGAGCTGCCGGTCGCGACCCTGGCCGACGAGATCGAAACCCCCGGCGAAGGCCAGGTCCGCGCGCTCATCACGGTCAGCGGCAACCCGTGCCTGAGCACGCCGAACGCAGGCCGTCTGGCCGCGGCCATCGAGAGCCTCGACTTCATGATCTCGGTCGACGTCTACCTCAACGAGACGTCCCGCCAGGCCGACGTCATCCTGCCGGGGCCGTCGCCGCTCGAGCGCCCGCACTTCGACCTGGCCTTCTACCAGCTTTCGGTGCGCAACATCGCCAACTGGACACCGCCGACGCTGCCGTCGAAACTCCCGCAGGAGTGGGAGACCATGCTGCGGCTCACCGGCATCGTCACCGGTCAGGGGCCTGAGGCGGACGTCGCGGCGCTCGACGACTTCGTCGCGGCCGAGACCGCGCGGCGGAACAAGGTGGAGCTCACCGGAGACCGGACGGGCCCGGCACGGCTGGTCGACCTGATGCTGCGCGGCGGCCCGTACGACGTCACGCTGGCCGACCTCGAAGCCGCGCCGCACGGCATGGACTTCGGACCGCTGAAGCCGCGGATCCCGGAGGTGCTGTGCACGGCGTCCGGGCGGATCGAGCTGGCGCCGCCGACGATCGTCGCGGACGTCCCTCGCCTGCGCGAGGAACTGAGCCGCCCGCTCGACGACGGCCTGGTGCTGATCGGCCGGCGGCACCTGAGCTCGAACAACTCGTGGATGCACAACCTGGCGCCGCTGGTCCGCGGCGGAAACCGCTGCACGGTCCAGGTTCACCCGAGCGACGCGACGCGGCTGGGCCTGACCGACGGCGGCCTCGCGTCGGTGACCTCCCGGGCGGGGAAGCTCGAGGTCCCGGTGGAGGTGACGGACGAGATCCGCGAGGGCGTGATCAGCATCCCGCACGGCTGGGGCCACGACGCGGCCGGTTCGCGCACGCGGGTGGCGAGCGCGAACCCGGGCGTCAACTCGAACCTGGTCGCCGACGAGACGCTGCTGGACGTGCCGTCCGGGACGTCGGTGCTGAACGGCATCCCGGTCGAGGTCGCGCCGGCCTAGAACAGGCGCTGGTCACCAGGCTTGGGACAGGTCCGCGTGCTGCCGGACCCACGCGTGCATCACGATGCCCGCCGCGACGCCCGCGTTGATCGAGCGGGTCGTGCCGAACTGGGCGATCGAGACCACCAGGGACGCCGTGGCCTGAGCGGCCTCCGACAGACCCGGCCCTTCCTGGCCGAACAGCAGCACGCACTCGCGCGGGATGTCGGCGGTCTCGACCGGCTGCGACCCCGGCGTGTTGTCGACCGCTACGACCGCGAGGCCCTGCTCGGCCGCGAAGGTGAGCAGACCGGCGACGTCGTCGTGGTGGCGGAGGTGCTGGTAGCGGTCCGTCACCATCGCGCCGCGGCGGTTCCAGCGGCGGCGGCCGACGATGTGGACTTCGGCCGCGGCGAAGGCGTTGGCCGTGCGGACGACCGTGCCGATGTTGTGGTCGTGCTGGAAGTTCTCGATGGCGACGTGGAACGGGTGCCGGCGCGCGTCCACATCGGACACGATCGCCTCGCGGCGCCAGTAGCGGTACTTGTCGACGACGTTGCGGCGGTCGCCGTCGCGCAGGAGGTCCGGGTCGTAACGCTCGTCCGTGGGCCAGTCACCCGGCCAGGGGCCGACGCCGACCTCTTCGCGGCTCACCCACTCGGTGGGCCCGACGTCGTGGGGTGTGCTCACGGCGTCGATTGTCGCCTAACCCAGGTGGACGGCGTGCGCGTGGGCGTCCTCGTGGTGGTCGCGGTGCCGGCGGTGGTACACGCCGACGTAGGAGTAGGCGACGACGATGATCGCGACGATCCCGATCGCCGGCAGCCACGTGCGCGGGAACACCGTGTCGTAGAGGTAGTACGCGTTGAACCCGCCGGGCAGGTCACCGAGGCCCTGCTGGTGGCGGAAGTAGTTCTCCAGCGCGGTGAACGGGCACGGCACCGGCGCGACGTTCACCAGGATGCCCCACGCCGCGGCGAACATGTGGACGAAGATCAGCTTGGGCCAGCGCCACGCGAGAAATCCGCCGAACCCGATCAGGAAGAGGGCGAGAATGTGCACCGCAACGGTCACGTCGGCCAGGAACTTCGCCACCGTCCACCCCCTTACCCCGATCCCCCTACCAGCGACTTTACTCCGCTGCCCGGAATCGGCCTCCTCGAAGAATGCCCAGGCGTGTGATGTTCAACCCACCGGAGCAACTTCTTCACCTGGGCGGTGACGGAGGGGTCACACCGGGTGGAAATTCGGGCGGGCGTTTCGCCGGATAGTTCGTCGGTTCTTCGTGGGGGTACTGATCCGGCGCACCGTCCGGTTTCTTCCGGTTCGGGTCCCCCGGGCGGTGCGGCTCACCGGGCGTCGACGGCTGCTCGTCCATCCGTCGACGGTAACCCCGGCGGCCACCACATCACCGCGCGCGAGCGCCGGATTTCGCCGTCAGCCGAACTTCGAGCCGCACCGGCAGGGCGTCCACTTCCAGGGCCTGGCGCAGCCGCGGGAGGGCGTGCCCGGCGATCCGCTCCCGGATCGCACCGGCGTCGGCGTCCTGGTCGGTGGTCACGACCAGCGACAACGCCGGCGCGTCGCGCGGTCCGGTGAGCCAGGCCGACGCGGACCGGACGCCGTCGTAGCCCTCGACGTCGGCCGCGACCGGCGCGGCG is a window from the Amycolatopsis sp. NBC_00355 genome containing:
- a CDS encoding glycoside hydrolase family 76 protein: MDVSAAERAVTSRHLRRVWGLPGTVLGRSGWPATPGQRLHWHWNYWWQAHLLDTLIDAQLRAPSPARLALIRSFVRSVRLRNFGRWTNDFYDDIAWLGLALQRASPLGIDVGPALAAIDTQLLSGWTEAAGGGIWWRVGDEFKNAPANGPAAIFHARSGNLTRAREMTDWMTSTLVDPSTGLVWDGIRTDTGELVKHIYTYCQGVYLGACLELSLVDEAARTVRAVAAHCAPGGILRGQSGGDGGLFAAILARYLALAARSLPGPEASVARSLVLDSAEACWSGAAEGLVFSAFWDRPAPSPLPEDAPERDMSVQVGGWMLLEAAATLSQTS
- a CDS encoding TrmH family RNA methyltransferase, which produces MSTPHDVGPTEWVSREEVGVGPWPGDWPTDERYDPDLLRDGDRRNVVDKYRYWRREAIVSDVDARRHPFHVAIENFQHDHNIGTVVRTANAFAAAEVHIVGRRRWNRRGAMVTDRYQHLRHHDDVAGLLTFAAEQGLAVVAVDNTPGSQPVETADIPRECVLLFGQEGPGLSEAAQATASLVVSIAQFGTTRSINAGVAAGIVMHAWVRQHADLSQAW
- a CDS encoding DUF2784 domain-containing protein translates to MAKFLADVTVAVHILALFLIGFGGFLAWRWPKLIFVHMFAAAWGILVNVAPVPCPFTALENYFRHQQGLGDLPGGFNAYYLYDTVFPRTWLPAIGIVAIIVVAYSYVGVYHRRHRDHHEDAHAHAVHLG
- a CDS encoding molybdopterin-dependent oxidoreductase, with translation MTTAHVTCPLCEATCGLEVTLDENQQVTRVTGDQEDVFSKGYICPKGASLGALHHDPDRLTTPLLKRDGEFVEVSWQEAYDEIERRLPPILEQYGRNAVAVYAGNPGVHNIALTLYSRVLYKALGTKNFYSATSVDQMPKHYSAGTMFGDPIAIPVPDLDRTRHLLILGANPLVSNGSLMTAPDMRGRLRGIRERGGKIVVVDPRRTRTAQFADEHHAIRPGTDALLLFALVNVLFAENRVQLGRLAAHLNGLDDVRALAQPFTPEAVAPRTGIEAGEIRRMALELADAGNAVVYGRIGTTTQTFGTIASWLVDVLNVLTGNLDEPGGAMFPLAACTPTGSKRPFAVGRWHSRVRGYPEVVGELPVATLADEIETPGEGQVRALITVSGNPCLSTPNAGRLAAAIESLDFMISVDVYLNETSRQADVILPGPSPLERPHFDLAFYQLSVRNIANWTPPTLPSKLPQEWETMLRLTGIVTGQGPEADVAALDDFVAAETARRNKVELTGDRTGPARLVDLMLRGGPYDVTLADLEAAPHGMDFGPLKPRIPEVLCTASGRIELAPPTIVADVPRLREELSRPLDDGLVLIGRRHLSSNNSWMHNLAPLVRGGNRCTVQVHPSDATRLGLTDGGLASVTSRAGKLEVPVEVTDEIREGVISIPHGWGHDAAGSRTRVASANPGVNSNLVADETLLDVPSGTSVLNGIPVEVAPA